In a genomic window of Methanoregula sp. UBA64:
- a CDS encoding winged helix-turn-helix transcriptional regulator — translation MIVFAVNTGIHEQVQRLGHLPPSAKLVYTIIRANRQMTQKEIIRESYLPERTVRYALSRLKAENVLAEYLSVADARQSLYRLAPAEQEPVPAS, via the coding sequence GTGATCGTCTTTGCTGTGAATACCGGCATCCATGAACAGGTACAGAGACTCGGGCACCTGCCGCCATCGGCAAAACTGGTGTATACCATCATCAGGGCAAACCGCCAGATGACCCAGAAGGAGATCATCCGTGAGTCTTATCTCCCGGAACGCACCGTGCGCTATGCGCTCTCCCGGTTAAAGGCGGAGAACGTGCTTGCCGAGTATCTCTCTGTTGCGGATGCACGCCAGAGCCTGTACCGGCTTGCTCCCGCAGAACAGGAACCGGTCCCGGCTTCCTGA
- a CDS encoding methanogenesis marker 8 protein — MADDEHILEAIGRCRVVIRNGTVVEVGDARIASCPLAQKMAYPVSVLDKASVKANIENRIRTWGMCTPRRQVTDARPFVGFGASEILSFGLSAGILDAVVLASDGAGTLVATNPVLVQGIGGRMSGLVKTVPYPEVIRRIEENGGIVPDKTGASLDQAAGVAEACHRGFTRIAVTVALPKEAKKIREQYPDVLIFAVHTTGLSGSEAEMLVSSADIVTACASGPVREIAGKKALLQAGVSVPVFAMTKNGKDLIVEKIRQSDAPVLFKTTRLPALNEQQPEPLV, encoded by the coding sequence ATGGCAGATGACGAACACATCCTGGAAGCCATCGGCAGGTGCCGGGTGGTTATCCGCAACGGTACCGTGGTGGAAGTAGGGGACGCAAGAATTGCCTCGTGCCCGCTTGCACAGAAGATGGCATATCCCGTCTCTGTCCTGGACAAAGCGTCGGTAAAGGCAAACATCGAGAACCGGATCAGAACCTGGGGCATGTGTACTCCCCGGCGCCAGGTGACCGATGCCCGGCCGTTTGTCGGGTTTGGCGCCTCGGAGATCCTCAGTTTCGGACTTTCTGCCGGCATTCTCGACGCGGTTGTCCTTGCCTCGGATGGCGCAGGAACCCTTGTGGCAACGAACCCGGTACTTGTCCAGGGAATCGGGGGAAGGATGTCGGGCCTCGTTAAAACCGTGCCCTACCCGGAGGTCATTCGCAGGATCGAGGAGAACGGGGGGATCGTTCCCGATAAAACCGGTGCATCCCTCGACCAGGCCGCCGGTGTGGCAGAGGCCTGCCACCGGGGCTTTACCAGAATCGCGGTCACCGTCGCCCTCCCAAAGGAGGCAAAGAAGATCCGTGAACAATACCCGGATGTGCTGATATTTGCAGTCCATACAACCGGACTCAGCGGCAGCGAAGCAGAGATGCTGGTGTCCTCGGCCGATATTGTCACTGCCTGCGCCTCCGGCCCGGTCCGGGAGATTGCCGGGAAAAAGGCCCTCCTCCAGGCGGGTGTATCCGTCCCGGTCTTTGCCATGACAAAGAACGGTAAGGATCTGATCGTGGAAAAGATCCGGCAGAGCGATGCCCCGGTACTCTTTAAGACCACCCGGCTCCCGGCACTGAACGAACAGCAGCCGGAACCGCTTGTCTGA
- the comE gene encoding sulfopyruvate decarboxylase subunit beta codes for MDEDQIIGELKKQGIDLVCSIPCDKAKGLFYRLPGEFRHVGLTREEDGVGISAGAYLAGARPLVAIQSSGLGNMLNSLLSLSVTFGLPLPILASWRGCEGEKIPAQIPFNRPLPKILAAAGIACTVVSGPDAAPEIGGAVAAAYRDHAPHVILVKPGCIAEAAGSAPGEGLPVRPFSVCYTRNWRTPSMTRYDAIRTIAGVTGDEVLVANIGVPSKELCAARDRPENFYMLGSYTQASAIGLGIAMARPDKRVIVIDGDGSLLGSAVLPVIAAAAPGNLTIACLDNGVFGSTGNQPRPGQDRADLALMALGAGFTHAMTVHEPRELEAALAARPADGPSFVHVRILPGNSDVPNISLSPAQIRDRFMAALNPRQTG; via the coding sequence ATGGATGAAGACCAGATCATCGGCGAACTAAAGAAGCAGGGGATCGACCTTGTCTGTTCCATTCCCTGCGACAAGGCAAAGGGCCTCTTCTACCGGCTCCCGGGCGAGTTCCGGCATGTCGGCCTGACCCGGGAAGAGGACGGGGTGGGGATTTCGGCAGGAGCGTACCTTGCCGGTGCCCGGCCGCTGGTGGCGATCCAGAGTTCGGGGCTCGGGAACATGCTAAACTCCCTCCTCTCCCTTTCCGTGACCTTTGGCCTGCCGCTCCCGATCCTCGCGAGCTGGCGGGGGTGCGAAGGGGAGAAGATCCCGGCCCAGATCCCGTTCAACCGCCCGCTCCCGAAGATCCTTGCCGCAGCGGGTATTGCCTGTACGGTGGTCTCCGGGCCGGATGCTGCACCGGAGATCGGCGGGGCGGTGGCAGCAGCATACCGCGACCATGCGCCCCATGTGATCCTCGTAAAACCCGGTTGTATCGCGGAGGCTGCCGGCAGCGCGCCCGGGGAGGGTTTGCCTGTGCGCCCGTTCTCTGTCTGCTATACGCGAAACTGGCGGACGCCTTCGATGACGCGGTACGATGCGATCCGCACCATTGCGGGAGTTACAGGTGACGAAGTCCTTGTCGCAAACATCGGCGTCCCCTCAAAGGAACTCTGCGCTGCCCGGGACCGGCCGGAGAACTTCTACATGCTGGGCAGCTACACGCAGGCATCGGCGATCGGGCTTGGGATCGCCATGGCCCGGCCCGATAAGCGCGTGATCGTGATCGACGGGGACGGGAGCCTGCTCGGTTCGGCGGTCCTCCCGGTGATTGCGGCCGCTGCCCCGGGGAACCTCACGATCGCCTGCCTCGACAACGGCGTCTTTGGCAGCACCGGCAACCAGCCCCGCCCGGGACAGGACCGGGCAGATCTTGCGCTCATGGCGCTCGGTGCCGGGTTTACGCACGCAATGACCGTGCACGAACCACGGGAACTTGAAGCAGCGCTTGCTGCACGACCCGCGGACGGACCCTCGTTCGTCCACGTCCGGATCCTGCCCGGGAACAGCGATGTGCCAAACATTTCCTTGTCCCCCGCACAGATCCGGGACCGGTTCATGGCAGCACTGAACCCGCGGCAGACGGGGTGA
- the pscS gene encoding O-phospho-L-seryl-tRNA:Cys-tRNA synthase, with translation MSIRTQKTFEALFELEEIRGIFRDALPTGLSAEQEAAFRQKIQDLKGIIADLEAGTGTPKVTKIAGTLDVRSREEEFINIQPIQAAGRLTTEARKALISYGDGYSTCDFCRKPFRLDKISRPGIADFHADLAQWLNMDQARVVPGARRGFQAVTNTLVDKGDTVIVSALAHYTEFLAVENAGGVVKEIPITDQHIVTAEATAQKIEDVKAETGKLPVLVMIDHFDYQYANEHEITGIGKVAHQYGIPFMYNGAYTVGVQPVDGKKIGADFVVGSGHKSMASVAPSGVLAINDDFAPKALRTTGMVGDLTKRKFGIKEVEMLGCTLMGGTLLSMMASFPQVKERVLHWDEEVKKSNYFIDALLRINGTKVLSEYPRKHSLTKVDTTGSFDVVAQTHKRRGFYLSDELTKRGIVGEFAGATRTWKLNTYGLSWEKIRYLADSFTEIAEKYEIPVEKNAAGN, from the coding sequence ATGAGTATCAGAACGCAGAAAACATTCGAGGCACTCTTTGAACTCGAGGAGATCCGGGGGATCTTCCGGGACGCCCTCCCCACCGGCCTCTCGGCCGAACAGGAGGCTGCATTCCGGCAGAAGATCCAGGACCTCAAGGGCATCATTGCCGATCTTGAGGCAGGCACCGGGACTCCCAAAGTGACAAAGATAGCCGGCACGCTGGATGTCCGTTCCCGTGAGGAGGAGTTCATCAACATCCAGCCCATCCAGGCAGCAGGACGGCTGACCACCGAGGCGAGAAAGGCACTCATCTCGTACGGCGACGGGTATTCCACCTGCGACTTCTGCCGCAAACCGTTCCGGCTCGACAAGATCAGCCGGCCCGGGATCGCCGATTTCCACGCCGATCTCGCACAATGGCTCAACATGGACCAGGCCCGGGTCGTGCCCGGCGCCCGGCGCGGGTTCCAGGCCGTGACCAACACGCTCGTGGACAAGGGCGACACGGTCATCGTCTCGGCGCTCGCCCATTACACCGAGTTCCTTGCGGTGGAAAACGCCGGCGGGGTGGTAAAAGAGATCCCGATAACCGATCAGCATATCGTGACCGCCGAGGCGACCGCACAAAAAATCGAGGACGTGAAAGCGGAAACGGGGAAGCTCCCGGTGCTTGTGATGATCGACCATTTCGATTACCAGTATGCAAACGAGCACGAGATTACCGGGATAGGAAAAGTCGCCCACCAGTACGGCATCCCCTTCATGTATAACGGAGCCTACACGGTCGGGGTCCAGCCGGTCGACGGGAAGAAGATCGGGGCGGACTTCGTGGTCGGTTCGGGCCACAAGAGCATGGCTTCGGTGGCGCCGTCAGGAGTCCTTGCGATAAACGACGACTTTGCGCCAAAGGCCCTCCGGACCACGGGAATGGTCGGCGATCTCACGAAACGAAAGTTCGGGATAAAGGAGGTGGAGATGCTCGGGTGCACGCTGATGGGCGGGACCCTGCTCTCCATGATGGCATCGTTCCCGCAGGTAAAGGAACGGGTGCTCCACTGGGACGAGGAGGTCAAGAAGTCCAACTACTTCATCGACGCCCTGCTCCGGATCAACGGCACCAAGGTACTCTCCGAGTACCCGCGGAAGCACTCGCTCACGAAGGTCGACACGACCGGGAGTTTCGATGTCGTGGCACAGACCCACAAGCGCCGGGGGTTCTACCTCTCCGACGAACTCACGAAACGCGGGATCGTGGGCGAGTTTGCCGGTGCAACCCGCACCTGGAAACTCAACACCTACGGCCTCTCGTGGGAGAAGATCCGCTATCTTGCGGACTCGTTTACCGAAATCGCAGAAAAATACGAGATCCCGGTGGAGAAGAACGCCGCCGGAAACTAA